The DNA window atttttcttcaaatGTTTATTTCAGCTGAGGTATTGGACAGCTTATGAGTTAAACTTCACTTCTATATCGTGCTAACCCAAAGATGCCATTCATGTGGAACTGTTATTTATAGTAGCTTGCCGCTAATCTGCCTGAAGTAAAGTCATTATAACTTGCTGTGgtccatgtctgtctgtccaggGCTTTGAGGAAGTGACCCGTACAGACCTGGGGAAGAAGATcaaggagggggtggaggaggcaGCCAAGACGGCCAGGCACTCTGCTGAGTCTGTGTCCAAAGGAGGAGAGAAGCTGGGAGCGACCAGCGCCTTCAGGGCAATCTCACAGGTCAGAGACTGGCATTTAAAATAAGTAACACAACTCTCCATTGAAGGAAATTGGCTAcgctttattattattttgtctGCTATTTACCCAGTTCCTGCTTAAAAATGGGCTTACATACATGATTACTATGTATCATTAATAGTGTTGAATGATTTTAAATAAGCATAAGAATGTAGCAGTTGTAACCAGTTGTTTCGGGGTAAATACCAGCTGTTGAAGGACTTTTTAAGATACATTGAAGCATCAAATGGAGGCTGAAAATGAGTCAAATGTCATGAATTCTATGGAATAATTTGACTGATATACTGATCTCcttttccccctccctctgtgtgtgtacaggggaTGGAGTCAGTGAAGAGAGAGATTGATGTGGTAGACGATGGGACCTATAGGGCTCCTTCTCAACTCAGGAAGAGAAGTGAATTCTCCTTCAAGGGAGGGGAGAGTGACAACCGTGTCTTTGAGGCCAATGAGTATGTCCCTTTTAACTTGTTCATAACTATGACATGGTTAACAGAGACGTTTTCCCATTCACCAACAATGCTATGTGTGTCCATTCAGCCGTGCTTGAAACTATTAGGAAATACAACCAATTGATATAAATTGTCTATTTTGACTTACAGAGAGGACATGGGTGTTGTTCTGCACAAGGATTCTAAGTGGTACGCACAGTGGAAGGACTTCAAGGACAACAATATGGTTTTCAACAGTAAGAGAATGTTACTGAATTTCATCAGATAACATGAGAATGATGTAATCATAGGTCACATTCATGGTTGTGTGCACTTCACTGGCCAGTCAACAGGTGGCACTATATTCATTATATGGGCAAAGTGGAGGCAGAGTTTTCGGTGTTGTACTTATATCTCGATGTCAAGTCTTTAAAGAGATGGGATTTTTCCTGATCAAGAAACACTTTCTCTTACGTTGTATCTTATTTGATTTTCTGTGGAGGGTCCCAGAGTCTTAGAAGTCTTTGTGATATTTCCTGTTCTCACTCCTCAGGGTTCTTTGAGATGAAAATGAAATATGACGAGAGTGATAACGCCCTTGTCAGAGCATCTCGAGCAGTGACCGACAGAGTCACCGATCTACTAGGTAAACAACCTCTCTTTTAAATCATGTCCCGGTTGAATCATTCTATCACTCTGAGGGGATTACTGGGTGTGCACAATAGTTTCTCTGTTATATTGTCTGGTATGTCAATGGCCACAAAGTGACTACCCTCTTTTCCTTCAGATGTTCTGATGGATGGTTGGACTACATGGGTTTCCACAATTTTTACATCAAATCCTTGTTATTTGGTTGGCAGGTGGTCTCTTCTCGAAGACTGAGATGTCTCAGGTGCTGACTGAGATCTTAAAGGCAGACCCCAGCTTCGACAAGGACTCCTTTCTCAAACAGTGTGAGAAGGACATCATCCCCAACATCCTAGAGGTAGGGGCTTTCAAGCACTTTTTTTTGAAtcaatgtttttgttgttttgaatcgTTAGTCATGAGCACTTGGAGCTTTTGAAATGCTCACCAGAAGTGTAATCCATAGATGACTGGAATTGAATATATGTTGGTTAGCTTTGTTATAAGAGAACTGTACAGCTCTGCAGTAACTAATGTTTTGGAATGCACCTATGTGACTGTTGTGCAGGCGATGATCCGTGGAGAGCTGGAGGTCCTGAAGGACTGGTGCTATGAAGCTGTAAGTAGTTTTATACAGACCGtactctcttcctcttttctaTGTTTACTGATGTCTGTAACAAGTAGTGTCTGTACAAAAGGGTTTACTTGGCATGCTTTCTTTTCTCAGAAATATCGTTTTTGTTCGATTTTCTTATCACTATCAGGGTGAAAAATACTTTCGAATTGCGTTCTTCCTTCCTTTTGacccttgtctctctctgtccgcaGACATACAGTCAGTTGGCCCACCCTATCCAACAGGCCAGGGCCCTGGGTCTAATGTTCCAGTCCAAGGTCCTAGATATAGACAACATAGATGTAAGTACATGAATGTGTCTGTCAGGCCCAACCAGGCCACGTCATTACTCTGTCTGAGCTACATGTACAAGTCGGCCACCAACATTTTGGTAGCCAGCTGATTGTCATTATTTCAGGTTTAACATAATTTCCTTCCCCTGCTCCCTCTCTGCCATTccttctcctactctctctctcagttgGCGATGGGGAAGCTCATGGATCAAGGCCCTGTGCTGATCATCACGTTCCAGGCCCAGGTGGTCATGGTGATTCGTAGTCCCAAGGGAGACCTGGTGGAAGGGGATCCAGTGAGTTACCATGGTTACAACCTCTGTGATATCTattctaccatctctctctgtcctgggtCATTTTGCTCCTACACCTGTCCATCTCGCTAGCCTTTGATGGTAATATGTGGTCTGATACTCTCTGTGTGGTTAGCCACTGGGAGTAGACGGATACCGGACTGCACTCTGGTCAAAGACTATTACAGTAAAAAGTCATGTCAGCAATCTCTATACACAATTAACAATAAGAGAATAATAACCCAGCATAATTCCTCTCAGGAGAATGAACATTACAGTTCCACCAACTGGTAGGCTAATCACATattacaacaggtgaagaaagttacccctctacatacacatgaCTTGTATTTACATATAACAGTAGGAAACTTACagcatttaaataagtatttgttatgACTTACATTTGGTCAAAAACGCACAAATATCCCTGGTCTCCTCAAAAGCCAACTGAAAACTGAGAAATaacttttaattatttttttatcaatAGGTTGCCATGGAGAataatcaaataataataattggtaGGACACATGAAAGGAAACATACAGAGTTTACCAGAATCTCAAATTAAATTTAGCATGATTTTAAATCTAAATCGGGGAAACAGGCTTTTATACAGATGGTATCTTTTGTCCTACTTCCCTAGACCTCTTTCTAGCCCTGTTTCTTCTAGTGCATTCCTGCTTCCCTTTCCTTAACCTTTatattttttcccattcttctaaTCATTGCCCTGTCTTCGTTGTCTGtttttcctctctcctactcttgGTGATATCTCTTGTTCCTCCAACCTttccttctccccccccccccccccccaggagaaGGTGTTGAGGATGATGTACGTGTGGGCTCTGTGTCGGGACCAGGAGGAGCTCAACCCCAACGCTGCCTGGAGACTACTGGACATCTCTGCCTCCAGCACTGAGCAGGCTCTCTGAGAGACCAGggaaggagaagagacagagggacacactcacacacacaacctagaacactcacacacacaacctagaacactcacacacacaacctagaacactcacacacacaacctagaacactcacacacacaacctagaACACACACAACCCAGTACACACACAACCCagtacacaaacacgcacacaacccagtatacacacacacacacacaacctagtaTATGCACACAACCtagtatacacacacgcacacaacctagtatacacacacacacacacacaacccattatacacacacacacatcccagtaTACACCGCAACATCACACAGCCCGTcaggaggacacacacagggcGTGGCAGCGTGCCACTCTGAAGAAGCACACTGGAGTGTGTGGTCctgggaacagaacagtgtgtatTATGGACACAGGAGGAGGTCTCGACGTAAAAGGACAGTTTGTTTTCACCAAGTGACTCTAAAAACAAAGCGCctgtgcccctctctctctctctctcttcctctccatctctcccagtggAAGAGTCCATGCTCTTTCATGCTGGTTGCCTGGTTTGGAGCAGAGGGATCCTTCGAATAGTCATATTTAAGCCTATTTATGGTTAAAGCTCCATCCTGTCATGTGTCTTCAACAAGAAGAAACTTAGCGTATTTTAAATGAATATGTCAAACACCGCTTCTTAGCAAGCTAGGCTGGGACCACAGTCAGGCTTGTCATAAGGCCACTACTACTTCAGCTGAATAATTGCCATTTCACCGTTTGCACTTATGTTGTCAATACCTCCACATGTACATATAGGGTACAGTACAGAAGATGGCTGCCAGCAACAGCTACATTCCTTTTTActttttatggctgtttttgagattttttttatttattacataAGTTTGTCTGACTGTATTACAAGGTTTTCACATCGGGAAACCAGAATACTGGTAATTGAAATGATTATTTTTGTTATCCATAATTCTAACTCAAATGGAAATTTCTGAAGTGGTGCTTGTGGTTGGTTGTAGCTAACTGATTTCAGTGTTTCATTCATTGCGTTTAACGTTACAGaacaatgaccatcgttatgatgTGAAGAGTTGGTTGGTTCTAGCATGAAGAAAGCATTTTGAAATGGACAATCATATTTCAGCCGTCTATATAGATAACATGTACATGTAATGCTCTGAGATGGACTATTCTACAAAACAATGACCACATTGTATAAAGTATGGTTAAATATAGCTTGTAAATGAAAGGATATAGGACCTGGAGGTTTTATGGAACAACTTGGACCATGAATGTGTTGACACAAGGTCAGTTTCTAACTGAATATAGATCTGTTTCTAACTATATATTAACCAGATTTTTCAGGTTTAGTTGTTGACAGATAAGGTCCATTTGAAGGCCTAGAATCAGATTTCCCTACGTCCAGTCCTATATGTAACCATTAGGTCCCTATGCCCAATCCTATACGTAACCTTTATGGGGTATAAAAAATCTGATCCTTGAACAGGGGTTGGGGCAACTCCTCGAAGCTCACAGGAAGTTGAAGTGATCAGCCCTTGTAGTGGCAGAAACCTCATActatacagtatatctaagaaGAGGGTTTTTTAGTGTAAAATCACCTGATTCCACTCTGGGTTGAATCCTAACTTGAGACACTCGTGCTCAACTCTGGCTCACGCAAACATTAATTTATGTTGATGGGAGATTTGTGGAAATTGAGGTACACGCGTGGATCTCAAGTTGGGATTCAACTGTGAGactcacatttgtttacatccatccATTTAATTTGAGTCGACCAAaataaatgtttgtatttttcccatttttgttgttgttggtttttAACAATGACATAAAACAATGTGTTTTACTTctgccatgaataaagaatgctGTATGATGCTGAAGCTTTGTCGCTGTTTTTCATTGGCCGTCATTCACAAAGTTCAGTCTTTAGGGGTATAATAATAGTCTATCGTTGCAATGCAtcacacataaactcagcaaaaaaaaggaacgtcctctcactgtcaactgcgtttattttcagcaaacttaacatgtgtaaatatttgtatgaacataacaagattcaacaactgagacataaactgaacaagttccacaaacatgtgactaacagaaattgaataatgtgtccctgaacaaaggggtggggtcaaaatcaaaagcaacagtcagtatctggtgtggccaccagctgcattaagtactgcagtgcatctcatggactgcaccagatttgccagttcttgttgtgagatgttaccccactcttccaccaaggcacctacaagtCCCCAGACATtcctgggggggaatggccctagccctcaccctccgatccaacaggtcccagacgtgctcaatgggtttgagatccgggctcttcgctggccatggcagaacactgacattcctgtcttgcaggaaatcacgcacagaacgagcagaatggctggtggcattgtcatgctggagggtcatgtcaggatgagcctgc is part of the Salmo trutta chromosome 31, fSalTru1.1, whole genome shotgun sequence genome and encodes:
- the LOC115169940 gene encoding mitochondrial import inner membrane translocase subunit TIM44; amino-acid sequence: MAASVCRCYELVGRRLLLLPCRAVVSSFSRGDAYRICCSPAVPVQVRYASERPSRKGFFGEFVENLRQEFGKDKEMKENIKKFREEAKRLEESDALQQARRKFKTIESETVKTSEVFKKTLGTLSETVKEGFEEVTRTDLGKKIKEGVEEAAKTARHSAESVSKGGEKLGATSAFRAISQGMESVKREIDVVDDGTYRAPSQLRKRSEFSFKGGESDNRVFEANEEDMGVVLHKDSKWYAQWKDFKDNNMVFNRFFEMKMKYDESDNALVRASRAVTDRVTDLLGGLFSKTEMSQVLTEILKADPSFDKDSFLKQCEKDIIPNILEAMIRGELEVLKDWCYEATYSQLAHPIQQARALGLMFQSKVLDIDNIDLAMGKLMDQGPVLIITFQAQVVMVIRSPKGDLVEGDPEKVLRMMYVWALCRDQEELNPNAAWRLLDISASSTEQAL